One stretch of Meriones unguiculatus strain TT.TT164.6M chromosome 7, Bangor_MerUng_6.1, whole genome shotgun sequence DNA includes these proteins:
- the Smim36 gene encoding small integral membrane protein 36, with protein sequence MEFYLEIDPVTLNLIILVASYVILLLVFLISCVLYDCRGKDPSKEYAPETTLNAQPSIRVVVTQHSAHGSPWSRGPSLHLKDPASTGKKSTVV encoded by the coding sequence ATGGAGTTCTACCTGGAGATCGACCCTGTCACTTTGAACCTCATCATTCTAGTTGCCAGCTACGTCATCTTACTCTTGGTGTTCCTCATCTCCTGCGTGCTGTATGACTGCCGAGGCAAGGACCCCAGCAAGGAATATGCTCCTGAGACCACGCTGAACGCGCAGCCTTCCATCCGAGTGGTGGTGACGCAGCACAGTGCTCATGGGTCCCCCTGGTCCAGAGGACCCAGCCTTCACCTTAAAGATCCTGCCTCAACGGGGAAGAAAAGCACTGTGGTGTAA